AAGGTAATCCGGGGCTGGCCCAAGGCGCCTCGCTTGGTGGTGACGAGGATGACGCCACCGGCTGCGCGCGCGCCGTAGATGGCAGCGGAAGCGTCCTTGAGCAGGGTAATCGACTCGATGTCGTTGGGGTCGAGTCGGTCAAGCCAGTCTCTTCCGGGGACGCCATCCACGACGATGAGCGCGGAGTTGTTGCCGATGGAGTTATGGCCTCGGACGAGGATGCTGACGCCGTCGTGGCCGGGCTCGCCGCTTCGTTGGTTGATGGTGACGCCGGGGAGGCGCCCAGCCAGTGAGGGGCCCAGGTTCGCGGAGGGGCTGGCCAGGATTTCGGTTCCCGAGGCTTGGGCGATCGACCCGGATACCACCGTCTTTTCTTTCGAGCCGTAGCCGACGACGACGATTTCTTCGGCATCGGGTGCGTCCGTTGTCAGCCGAAGATCAAGGGCACGTCTGCCCTGGACAGGCACCGTTTGAGTCGAATAGCCTGTGTGGGAGATGATGAGCTCGGCGGCCTTCGAGGCGGCTTTGGTAGTCTTGGGAAGGGCCAGCTCGTAGTTTCCATCGCTGTCCGTCAGGGTTCGATTGGCAGTACCTTTGAGAAGGACGGAGACTCCAGCCAGTCCTTGCCCAGCTTGGTCGGTGACTCTGCCGGAGATGGATTGCGTGTTGTCCGGGCTTGCCATGGCGGCGGGGCAGAAAAGGATGTGGATGGGGGCAAGCAAGAGGCTGATTGCCCTTAGAATTGCGGTTTCGGTTCGAGGGGTTCGGTTCATAACGTCGGGTAGCGGCGGGCGTGGGATCTACCCCCAAAGCAGAGGATCAGTGCGGCGCGCGTCGGCGGTGGTGCAACAAGGCCGTCGTGGGCGTGGCCAACGGCCGTTGCAGTAGCCGGATGCTTCCGCGGGCAGTCCGGCATAGCATACCCCAGGCTCCGGGTTGTTGTGCAGGGCAGCATAGCTACCGCGTAACAAAGCGCTGCGCCCAGCGGCAGGAGCTGGTTCCGGGTGCAAGGACGAAGCCAGGATCTGCGGGCCGCCGAAAACCAAAACGTGTGTTGGCCGAGCCGCCGGGCAGCCGAGCACTCGGCCGAGTTGTCAGCCCACGCGGGCCGACACCACCCAGGCGGCGCCGGGCAGAGCTACCGATTGGTCATGCACAAACGGCTCGAGCGCTCGCTCGATCTCGACGCGAGCTCGGCTGACCACGTCTTCGGGGGCCTCGGCCAGCAGCCCCGCCGGCGGCCCCACGCGCATGGCGAAGTCCACGGCGCCTTCCAGTCCCGTTTCCGACAACCTGACGTCGAGATCCAGGGCTTCGATTAGTACCCGGTCGAAGCCGGCGCTGCGCAGCACATCGTCGAGCCGAGCGCGATCCGCCAAGGCGAACGGTCCGGGTGCGTCCGGCTCGGGCTCGGGGGGCGGCTCGGGCAGCAGCTTCACGACGGCGGCCATGGGGGTCAGGCACCACGGGTTGTGCTCGGCTTCGCGCCAGCAGACGAATGCCAGGCGCGCCGAAGGCTTGAGCGCAGTGCGCAGGTTGGCGAATGCGGCCGTGGGATCGGCGAAGAACATGACTCCGAAACGCGAGTAGGCGGCGTCGTAGTTCGGCGTGAAGGAGTGTTCGCTCGCGTCCGCTTCGGTGAAACTCAGGTTCTTGACGGTCTGTGCGCGATTGCGCGCGTGTTCGAGCATGGGTGCCGAGATGTCCATGCCGAGCACGCTTCCATCGGGGCCCACTCGTGCAGCCAAACGAACACTGCAGGTTCCCGAGCCGCAGCCCACGTCGAGGACGTGCTGGCCGGGGCGAAGCTCTAGCCGTTCGAGCGCAGCATCTCCGAAAGGTTGTATGGCCTGGTCGATCAGCTCCTGGTTCTGGACCCAGCGTTCCGCGGTAATGCCATTCCAGTACTCGATTTGCTCCTGGTTGCCGGACATGGGCCTCCGCATGCGCGCTGCTTCCGCCTTTGTCAAGCTGCCTGCTGAAGCTTGTCCCAGAGCCCCTCGAGCAAGCTCGTAACACCCTCCCGGCTGATGGCCGAGACACCGTGGACCACTCGGCCCGCCTCGAATTCGCGCTGGCGCGTTGCTTCGAATGCGGCTCGAGCCTCCGGGAGATCCAGCTTGGAGACGGCGTACAGTGCGGGTCGGGAGCTCAGAGCCGAGTCGAACTGCCGCAGCTCACGCTCGAGCGCGGCGAACTGATCCTGCACCGGCGGCGCACCATACTCCGGGCAAGCCAAGAAAAGCAGGACCCGCGTGCGTTCGATGTGCCGCAAAAAGCGCAGGCCGAGTCCCGCACCCTCGGATGCACCTTCGATGATGCCCGGGATGTCCGCGAGCACGAAGCTGCGTTCGTCGCTCAGCGAGACCACCCCGAGCTTCGGCACGAGCGTGGTGAAAGGATAGTCGGCTACCTTGGGCTGGGCGCGGGACACCGCGCGGATGAGTGTGCTCTTGCCCGCGTTGGGGAAGCCCACGATGCCGACGTCGGCGATCAGCTTGAGCTCGAGACGCAGGCTGCGTTGTTCGCCGCGTGCGCCCGGTTCCGCAAAGGTCGGGGCTCGCAGCTGGGGCGCGGCAAAGTGCATGTTGCCTCGGCCTCCTCGTCCCCCGCGCGCGGCCACGAAATGCGCGGCCGGCGCCGCCAAGTCCTCGAGCAGCTCTCCCGTGTCTGCGTCGAATACCAGCGTTCCCACAGGAACGCGTGCTGTCAGCGATTTGCCTGCACGACCATGTTGGTCCTTGCCGCGCCCGTGCGCGCCGCGTTCGGCGCGCAG
This sequence is a window from Pseudomonadota bacterium. Protein-coding genes within it:
- the obgE gene encoding GTPase ObgE, whose product is MRFIDEVTIRVEAGDGGDGCAAMRREKYRPLGGPCGGDGGQGGHIVLEADVRLGTLVDLRYRRLLRAERGAHGRGKDQHGRAGKSLTARVPVGTLVFDADTGELLEDLAAPAAHFVAARGGRGGRGNMHFAAPQLRAPTFAEPGARGEQRSLRLELKLIADVGIVGFPNAGKSTLIRAVSRAQPKVADYPFTTLVPKLGVVSLSDERSFVLADIPGIIEGASEGAGLGLRFLRHIERTRVLLFLACPEYGAPPVQDQFAALERELRQFDSALSSRPALYAVSKLDLPEARAAFEATRQREFEAGRVVHGVSAISREGVTSLLEGLWDKLQQAA
- a CDS encoding class I SAM-dependent methyltransferase — protein: MRRPMSGNQEQIEYWNGITAERWVQNQELIDQAIQPFGDAALERLELRPGQHVLDVGCGSGTCSVRLAARVGPDGSVLGMDISAPMLEHARNRAQTVKNLSFTEADASEHSFTPNYDAAYSRFGVMFFADPTAAFANLRTALKPSARLAFVCWREAEHNPWCLTPMAAVVKLLPEPPPEPEPDAPGPFALADRARLDDVLRSAGFDRVLIEALDLDVRLSETGLEGAVDFAMRVGPPAGLLAEAPEDVVSRARVEIERALEPFVHDQSVALPGAAWVVSARVG